A single genomic interval of Megalobrama amblycephala isolate DHTTF-2021 linkage group LG17, ASM1881202v1, whole genome shotgun sequence harbors:
- the LOC125251027 gene encoding uncharacterized protein LOC125251027 → MKNEIICSDPSDSWAIRVMKALTNRASTEHHVFTTTTTTAKIISTTVTTITTTQTETETSTRETKSISATANKASSDVDGRSSYTVITVQTTADPENSRTISEVDMRITTAAQIIDTTPPLTTFKEPELEVAASTEDCCLTVRENRAAIHETEETPAEDWDYIQNLNRRTPEQTDKREFIITKIKALEDRVRSAETTDTLQLDGLSEEEKQTSEINDPYSNNEYFCLKNEPVQYFCIKQP, encoded by the exons ATGAAAAATGAGATTATTTGTTCAGATCCAAGTGACAGCTGGGCAATACGTGTTATGAAGGCACTGACAAACAGAGCTTCCACTGaacatcatgtgtttacaacaacaacaacaacagcaaagaTCATCTCAACTACAGTCACAACAATCACAACAACACAGACTGAGACTGAGACCAGCACAAGAGAAACAAAATCAATCTCAGCTACAGCTAATAAAGCATCAAGTGATGTTGATGGAAGGAGTTCCTACACTGTTATCAC TGTTCAAACCACAGCAGATCCAGAGAACAGCCGGACTATATCAGAGGTGGATATGAGAATCACAACAGCGGCTCAGATTATAGACACCACACCGCCTCTGACTACATTCAAAGAACCAGAGCTAGAGG TCGCAGCATCAACCGAAGACTGCTGCTTAACAGTGAGAGAAAACAGAGCAGCGATTCATGAGACTGAAGAAACACCGGCAGAAGACTGGGATTACATACAGAACCTGAACAGAAGAACACCTGAACAAACAGACAAGAGAGAGTTCATCATCACAAAAATCAAAGCGCTGGAGGACCGAGTGAGATCTGCTGAAACTACAGACACACTTCAGCTGGACGGGTTATCAGAGGAGGAGAAACAGACATCAGAAATAAATGATCCATATTCAAACAATGAATACTTTTGTTTAAAGAATGAACCAGTTCAATACTTTTGTATCAAACAACCTTAA
- the LOC125250885 gene encoding C-C motif chemokine 2-like: MNKTMLIFTVGVFGSILGSLGVFADGPPVTCCLELGSKKVHLEKVLNYRIQTRGLCPITAVVIQTVSGKSLCSDPDSNWTQRAMRKVDKRREQDPVPAEGASADRSRGRADPVTTTEPPLKRRRNRVKPRQKCKKEKSKTSTKAHKGPKEKRSERDGVKGKNKKGKNCAKTI; this comes from the exons ATGAACAAGACGATGCTGATTTTCACAGTTGGTGTTTTCGGGTCGATTTTAGGATCCTTGGGTGTGTTTGCTG ATGGACCTCCGGTGACTTGTTGCCTTGAGCTAGGatccaaaaaagtgcatttgGAGAAAGTTTTGAACTACAGAATACAAACTAGAGGACTGTGTCCCATAACAGCAGTTGT GATCCAGACTGTATCTGGGAAAAGTCTCTGTTCTGATCCTGACAGTAACTGGACACAGAGGGCCATGCGGAAGGTGGATAAAAGGAGAGAGCAGGATCCTGTACCTGCAGAAGGAGCATCGGCCGACAGGAGCAGAGGACGGGCAGATCCTGTCACAACAACTGAGCCGCCATTGAAAAGAAGGCGGAATAGAGTAAAACCAAGACAAAAgtgtaaaaaagaaaagtcaAAGACAAGCACAAAAGCCCATAAGGGTCCCAAAGAAAAGAGATCAGAAAGAGACGGTGTAAAAGGAAAGAACAAGAAGGGAAAAAACTGTGCTAAAACAATATAA